The nucleotide sequence TTCGACGTGCCGTCGAACATCATGGCCGGCACGCGCAGGAAGGAGAACTCCAGCGTGGCCGTGTCGAGGGCGAGCGCGCAGGGGTTGTAGCAGATGTGCCAGTATAGGCTCCCCGCGGCGCGCACGGCAAGGTACTCCAGCCAGTGGGGGTCGAACTCGATGGCGACGCCCCGCGACCGCGGCAGCGCGCGCCAGCGGCACTCGCCGTCGCGGTACGTGGCGACCCAGGCGCGCGGGcggtcgacgtcgacggcgacgcagACGGCCTCGAACCGCAGCccgccgtcggcggcgtccgCCTGGCGCGAGAGGAGCGCGGCGCCGAAGATCCTCCCGCCGGCGTACtcgtccgccggcggcggcgggaagagcGCGTGGCGGCGGGACACGGGGTCGCAGACGAGGAAGAGGCGGGGGTTGAAGTACTCGCACTtatggtggcggaggaggaggaggccgtggtGGGAGTCGTAGAGCGAGAAGTGGGAGAGGTCGGGAACGAAGTCGAGGGAgaggcgcggcgaggaggaggaggcggtgaggGGATGGAAGACGGGGACGGTGAGCTTCTCCATCTCCGGCGGCGCGGTAGCAAGGCTTACCGGAGGGACCACCATTGGTTGGTGGAAGTggccgaggaggggagggaggacggACGCGGAGGAGGAGTGGGAGAGTAGGCGGCGCGAGAGGCGCCGGCAAGccagggcggcgccgcggctggccaccgtcgccatcatcgccggcggcggcggaggaagggtGGGGATTGGAGTATTGCTCTCTTTGGTTTTTGCTGCTCTGCTTTGATTCTCTCCTTTTGCGCGCGATTAGAGGATGGTTTTGTCAGAGTTAGAGCAGAGCAGTGAAGACGGAAGATAGTGGGGAAATAGCTAGGTGCACACAGGACTTGTCACTTTCTATTTGAGGGTTAATTCCGGGTCAATTTCTTTTGGTTTGTCCAGCACTCCAACTGAGGTTCCAATTCAATTTCTGCAAGAGGCAGAACTAGAATATATATTCGGGCATGGCAATTCCAGTTCTTGTTTTGTTGACAAGAATCTACCCATCGAGCACccaatgccaaaaaaaaaagaaaaaagaattagTCAGTCAAATGTTCCAGTTGACCAACGAGTAAAACACCAAGATATATATCACTGTGAGCAGTAGTACCTGGTCAGTCTGAGCGTCC is from Oryza sativa Japonica Group chromosome 9, ASM3414082v1 and encodes:
- the LOC136351825 gene encoding uncharacterized protein, producing the protein MMATVASRGAALACRRLSRRLLSHSSSASVLPPLLGHFHQPMVVPPVSLATAPPEMEKLTVPVFHPLTASSSSPRLSLDFVPDLSHFSLYDSHHGLLLLRHHKCEYFNPRLFLVCDPVSRRHALFPPPPADEYAGGRIFGAALLSRQADAADGGLRFEAVCVAVDVDRPRAWVATYRDGECRWRALPRSRGVAIEFDPHWLEYLAVRAAGSLYWHICYNPCALALDTATLEFSFLRVPAMMFDGTSNTHKCRIGEMPEDGRLCVGSVERQELLLCVRGSGDGSDNGWVVERRVRIREVLDGVPWIPKNSFLRHFNLWLRDIDAGRTGKVFIGTLGYGIFSYDLNTGKLENLATEDEMQYGHPILPYFSAPVDAGSD